One Rhododendron vialii isolate Sample 1 chromosome 2a, ASM3025357v1 genomic region harbors:
- the LOC131315583 gene encoding pentatricopeptide repeat-containing protein At5g16640, mitochondrial-like translates to MKSCIYALTKPSHGICKRVCVFSYYFVNIYSSRAVQTLDFSQQDASFEFYYAELRHSLQGNATSGCIRKALETLNFMRNVPGKPTVNNYNALIRCNLKSEYVMLEDLVEVYVGMKRFGLYPNASTFNTLLNGMISHRKTRDAFFIAQEMCARGFVHSFTMFSKLLKKTLESRYLAYALSVFKSMLRFNYFPSEPTFNLLNVSLSKAGIMHEAYYVFSVALEKGYFRGAHSYNPILWALCKSGQSYTALELFYSFKKKGCGHNVCSYTALVYGFSRERLWKEAFRCLREMQTVSYKPNVRTYTAVVKFLCVDGRIQEALSLLDKMEKEACDPDLITYSYNIVLHELSHQSRVAEIYELVSVIDQKGLYPDPFTHSALVGGLLRAGKIGMSMKLLLDIISKRCTMDTVMYNSCFNIICHENKSSDSLSLMMNMIETGFKPNNVTYKTSLKGLCKENIEEALELFDCVK, encoded by the coding sequence ATGAAATCCTGCATATATGCTTTAACAAAGCCTTCACATGGAATATGCAAAAGGGTTTGTGTTTTTTCGTATTACTTTGTGAATATTTATTCCTCGCGTGCCGTTCAAACCTTGGATTTTTCCCAACAAGATGCTAGCTTTGAGTTTTATTATGCCGAATTACGGCATTCGCTGCAGGGGAATGCTACCTCCGGTTGCATTAGGAAAGCCCTAGAGACTTTGAATTTCATGAGAAATGTGCCCGGGAAACCCACCGTCAACAATTATAATGCATTGATTCGTTGTAATTTGAAATCAGAATATGTGATGTTGGAAGACTTGGTTGAGGTTTATGTTGGGATGAAAAGGTTTGGGCTATACCCAAATGCATCGACTTTCAATACCCTTTTGAATGGGATGATTTCGCACAGGAAAACTAGAGACGCTTTTTTTATTGCACAGGAAATGTGTGCCAGGGGATTTGTTCATTCATTTACGATGTTCTCGAAGTTGTTGAAGAAGACATTGGAATCTAGGTATTTAGCATATGCACTTAGTGTATTCAAGTCCATGTTGAGatttaattattttccttctGAACCCACCTTTAATTTGTTGAATGTTTCTCTTAGCAAAGCTGGGATTATGCATGAGGCTTATTATGTGTTTTCCGTTGCTCTTGAAAAGGGCTATTTTCGAGGTGCACATAGTTATAATCCGATATTATGGGCCCTGTGTAAGTCTGGTCAAAGCTATACTGCCTTGGAATTGTTTTATTCATTCAAGAAAAAAGGATGTGGACATAATGTGTGCTCGTATACGGCTTTGGTTTATGGATTCAGTAGAGAGAGGCTATGGAAAGAGGCTTTTCGTTGTTTAAGAGAAATGCAAACTGTCAGCTATAAGCCTAATGTCAGAACATACACTGCAGTAGTTAAGTTTCTTTGTGTTGATGGGAGGATTCAAGAGGCGTTAAGCCTTTTAGATAAGATGGAGAAGGAAGCATGTGATCCGGATTTAATCACATACTCCTACAATATAGTTCTTCATGAACTTAGTCACCAAAGTAGGGTTGCTGAAATTTATGAACTTGTTTCAGTTATTGACCAAAAGGGACTTTATCCCGATCCATTCACTCATTCTGCTTTAGTTGGAGGCCTGTTAAGAGCAGGTAAAATAGGAATGTCCATGAAGTTATTGCTTGACATTATTTCAAAGAGATGTACTATGGATACGGTGATGTACAATAGCTGCTTCAACATCATATGCCATGAGAATAAATCAAGCGATTCATTATCTTTAATGATGAACATGATTGAGACTGGGTTCAAACCAAATAATGTAACTTATAAAACCTCTCTGAAAGGCCTTTGCAAGGAAAACATTGAAGAAGCTTTGGAGCTCTTTGACTGTGTCAAGTAG